Proteins co-encoded in one Waddlia chondrophila WSU 86-1044 genomic window:
- the lpdA gene encoding dihydrolipoyl dehydrogenase, with protein MSHKQHFFDLAVIGGGPGGYPAAIKAAQNGKNVALIEAGQLGGTCLNRGCIPSKALIAGAEMLHNIKNAEEFGIHVENLSFDFRKMVNRKDKVVDKVRNGLEGLIAANNISLFKGYGKFITPRRIKITGEDNCEITAEKTIIATGSEPKEMPAFPFDHKQIHDSTSMLEIETLPNHLVIVGGGVIGCEFASLYVEFGVEVTILEVLPRIIPMECSSVSNALAKAFKKRGINIRTNVFVESIDKKEKGVCVKLAGGESIDADMALVATGRKLNIQKIGLENAGVVVNDQGLIQVNDRMETSVPGIYAVGDIASRWWLAHVASHQGVVAASNAVGQPMKMHYNAVPSVIFTHPEIGTVGYTLEDAINQGYRATLGAFPFQALGKSQAAFHTDGFAQIVIDKETGQVLGAQVVGHEASTLVAEMGIVIANEMTVDEITHTIHAHPTIAEVWLEAAYVANEEPLHLPPAKKRMART; from the coding sequence ATGAGCCACAAACAGCATTTTTTTGATCTCGCAGTCATCGGAGGAGGACCCGGCGGATATCCCGCAGCAATCAAAGCCGCTCAAAACGGTAAAAACGTCGCTCTCATTGAAGCCGGCCAACTAGGCGGCACCTGTTTGAACCGCGGATGCATCCCATCAAAGGCCCTGATCGCCGGAGCAGAAATGCTGCACAACATCAAGAATGCTGAAGAATTCGGCATCCATGTGGAAAACCTCTCTTTCGACTTTAGAAAAATGGTCAATCGCAAGGATAAAGTCGTTGATAAAGTACGCAACGGACTGGAAGGGTTGATTGCAGCTAATAACATCTCTCTCTTTAAAGGATATGGCAAGTTCATCACTCCCCGAAGAATCAAGATCACCGGCGAGGACAACTGCGAAATCACTGCGGAAAAAACGATTATCGCCACAGGCTCCGAACCTAAAGAGATGCCGGCATTCCCTTTCGATCATAAACAAATCCACGACTCCACCTCGATGCTGGAAATCGAAACGCTTCCCAATCATCTCGTGATTGTCGGAGGAGGCGTCATCGGATGCGAATTTGCCTCTTTATACGTAGAGTTCGGAGTAGAAGTGACTATTCTGGAGGTTCTGCCTCGCATCATTCCGATGGAGTGCAGCAGCGTCTCTAACGCTCTGGCTAAGGCATTCAAAAAGCGGGGAATCAATATCCGTACAAATGTCTTTGTCGAATCGATCGACAAAAAGGAAAAAGGAGTCTGCGTCAAACTAGCCGGTGGAGAATCGATCGATGCAGATATGGCTTTGGTTGCAACAGGAAGAAAACTTAATATTCAAAAGATTGGATTGGAAAACGCAGGCGTTGTCGTCAACGATCAGGGGTTGATTCAGGTCAACGACCGCATGGAAACCTCCGTACCGGGAATTTACGCAGTTGGAGATATCGCATCCCGCTGGTGGCTGGCACACGTAGCCTCCCATCAAGGGGTTGTCGCAGCCAGCAATGCAGTGGGACAGCCGATGAAAATGCACTACAACGCCGTTCCCTCCGTGATTTTTACCCATCCTGAAATCGGCACCGTAGGGTATACGCTGGAAGACGCTATCAATCAAGGATATCGTGCAACCCTCGGAGCATTCCCCTTCCAGGCTCTTGGAAAATCTCAAGCAGCCTTCCACACGGATGGTTTTGCCCAAATTGTGATTGACAAAGAGACTGGCCAAGTACTCGGCGCACAAGTGGTCGGACACGAAGCCTCCACCCTTGTTGCCGAAATGGGCATTGTGATCGCAAATGAGATGACTGTCGATGAAATCACACACACCATCCATGCTCATCCAACAATTGCAGAAGTATGGCTGGAAGCTGCCTATGTTGCAAATGAAGAACCTTTACACTTGCCTCCAGCAAAAAAAAGAATGGCAAGAACATGA
- a CDS encoding L-threonylcarbamoyladenylate synthase, whose translation MRIDSRQAIRMLLSGEVVALPTETVYGLAASLKFPEAIKKIFSLKGRPSDNPLIVHVGKIEQLSSYVTTFPPGFESLAEAFWPGALTLIIDANKEMVPEAVRAGLSTVAVRIPSHAKTRQVLEETGALVMPSANLSGRPSATTAQHVIDDFQDAAPVLDGGKCQQGVESTIMIFRDTRWVIAREGAVTAEEIALVLGYAPDFSERTAKPICPGQHYKHYAPNAVLKPLGKDQTGVVIGFSDRKYPHSTALYILGDLSEPEIVAGNLYSVLRALDTDGVQEAFIDWDFPNEGLWRTIRERLRKASMSH comes from the coding sequence ATGCGTATTGATAGCAGGCAAGCCATTCGAATGCTTTTATCGGGAGAGGTAGTTGCTCTGCCTACAGAGACTGTCTACGGCCTTGCAGCTTCTCTCAAGTTTCCCGAAGCAATCAAAAAAATTTTCTCCCTTAAAGGGCGGCCTTCCGATAATCCTCTGATTGTCCATGTGGGCAAAATTGAACAGCTTAGCTCTTACGTCACAACTTTTCCTCCGGGCTTTGAGAGTCTGGCGGAAGCTTTTTGGCCCGGAGCTTTGACGCTGATTATTGATGCAAATAAGGAGATGGTGCCTGAAGCTGTACGTGCCGGGCTGTCGACAGTTGCTGTACGAATTCCATCGCATGCGAAAACTCGTCAAGTTTTGGAAGAAACAGGAGCGTTGGTCATGCCATCTGCGAATCTTTCAGGGCGTCCCTCAGCAACGACTGCGCAGCATGTGATTGATGATTTCCAAGATGCAGCTCCTGTGCTCGATGGAGGAAAATGTCAGCAGGGAGTTGAATCGACCATTATGATCTTCCGCGATACAAGGTGGGTGATTGCACGCGAAGGCGCTGTAACGGCAGAAGAAATCGCTTTAGTTCTTGGCTATGCTCCAGATTTTTCAGAGAGAACAGCCAAACCGATATGTCCTGGCCAGCACTACAAACATTATGCACCAAATGCAGTTTTGAAGCCATTGGGCAAGGATCAAACCGGTGTCGTCATCGGTTTTTCCGATCGAAAATATCCCCATTCTACTGCGCTGTATATTCTTGGAGATTTGTCGGAGCCGGAAATTGTTGCCGGCAATCTCTATTCGGTTTTGAGAGCATTGGATACAGATGGAGTGCAAGAAGCTTTCATCGACTGGGATTTTCCCAATGAAGGTCTATGGAGAACGATACGCGAGCGTCTGCGAAAAGCTTCAATGTCTCATTAA
- the lipA gene encoding lipoyl synthase, translating to MSIIRKFDTRPAVKKKLNKLPPNPETPDRSKAVGPGRFPSWLHRKLPKGGNLWKTDAILEEQRLHTVCEEAKCPNLLECWSKKTATFLIMGKECTRSCGFCDIDFSKNPKSLEDDEPQRVAESVKQLGLKHVVITMVARDDIPDQGAAHIAKVISEVRKTSPSSTIEILTSDFSGQQEALDVIIDSQPEIFNHNIETVRELTPRVRHVATYDRTLGVLDYVSRKKKGKTRFVKSGIMLGLGESEEQIRKTLGDLHQAGCDIVTMGQYLQPNRQKLVVKEFVTPETFKAYENYGKSIGILYMFCGPFVRSSYNAGQVFQEVKQP from the coding sequence ATGAGCATCATCAGGAAATTCGATACACGGCCCGCGGTCAAAAAGAAGCTGAACAAACTCCCTCCCAACCCCGAAACTCCCGACCGCTCTAAAGCAGTGGGGCCTGGGCGCTTCCCCTCTTGGCTGCACCGAAAACTCCCCAAAGGAGGCAACCTCTGGAAAACCGACGCTATCTTGGAAGAGCAAAGGCTGCACACAGTCTGCGAGGAAGCAAAATGTCCCAATCTACTTGAATGCTGGAGTAAAAAAACGGCAACGTTCCTCATTATGGGAAAAGAGTGCACGCGCAGCTGCGGTTTTTGCGACATCGATTTTTCCAAAAACCCGAAAAGCTTGGAAGATGACGAGCCGCAAAGAGTCGCCGAATCGGTGAAACAACTTGGCCTTAAACATGTTGTCATTACAATGGTCGCCCGCGACGATATCCCGGACCAAGGAGCTGCACACATCGCAAAAGTGATCTCAGAAGTCAGGAAAACGTCTCCTAGCTCAACCATAGAGATCTTAACCTCAGACTTCTCTGGACAGCAAGAAGCCTTAGATGTTATCATCGATTCCCAACCGGAGATCTTCAACCATAACATAGAAACTGTCAGGGAGCTTACACCGCGTGTCAGACATGTTGCCACCTACGACAGAACCCTCGGGGTTTTAGACTACGTCAGCCGCAAGAAAAAAGGTAAAACCCGCTTTGTCAAGTCGGGAATTATGCTTGGACTGGGTGAATCAGAAGAACAAATAAGGAAAACTCTCGGCGACCTCCATCAAGCGGGATGCGATATCGTCACAATGGGTCAGTACCTGCAGCCCAACCGACAAAAGCTTGTTGTTAAAGAGTTTGTAACTCCGGAAACATTTAAAGCATATGAAAATTATGGCAAATCGATCGGAATTCTATACATGTTTTGCGGACCATTTGTCAGATCCAGCTACAATGCAGGACAAGTTTTTCAGGAAGTTAAGCAGCCATGA
- a CDS encoding chloramphenicol phosphotransferase CPT family protein: MKGAIIILDGSPSVGKSTIAKEIQEIAEEPYYYLPIDEFVNKLPSRWIHFTDDLTDIEGIGFHPTTDSEGNAEIKFKAGPLGEKLIRGYINAVKGFSKAGNHVVADAIITDLKWLDWLTKQLSQYPVVFIGLHAPLKVLEQREKERFELQGTARGRYQEVYGMKKPYDLEIDTSLISPKEAAVKILNKSKKS, encoded by the coding sequence ATGAAAGGCGCAATCATTATCCTCGATGGAAGCCCGAGTGTAGGTAAATCAACCATCGCCAAAGAGATCCAGGAAATTGCCGAAGAGCCCTACTATTATTTGCCTATTGATGAATTCGTGAACAAACTTCCCTCCCGTTGGATCCACTTCACAGATGACTTGACCGATATTGAAGGGATTGGGTTCCACCCAACGACTGATAGCGAAGGAAACGCAGAGATCAAATTTAAGGCCGGCCCTTTGGGAGAAAAATTGATCAGAGGCTATATCAACGCTGTGAAAGGATTTTCCAAAGCTGGAAATCATGTTGTAGCTGACGCCATCATCACCGATCTAAAGTGGCTGGATTGGCTGACAAAGCAACTATCACAGTACCCTGTTGTTTTCATCGGCCTTCACGCACCGCTTAAGGTATTAGAACAAAGGGAAAAAGAGAGGTTTGAGCTCCAAGGAACCGCGAGAGGGCGATATCAAGAGGTCTATGGGATGAAAAAGCCTTACGACTTAGAAATCGACACATCCTTGATCTCTCCGAAAGAAGCTGCTGTCAAAATCCTAAATAAATCAAAAAAAAGTTAA
- a CDS encoding EscT/YscT/HrcT family type III secretion system export apparatus protein, whose translation MTDNYWEFFLNSSLSIEDPGAVFILLFLFLARILPIIALSPFFGARVLPHPVKLAFAISLFAIFVPHLLVVTQSKLSFTPLSLALFAKELFVGYLIGFLISIPFTIVQTAGMLIDHQRGGASLMVNDPTIQNQSSPLGTMFNMVLIYIFFMIDGPFYFIDAINTSYSAIPPDRFFNPQFFDKSSAFSEIAFQLLNNAMVLAIQFASPALIAILMTDVFLGIANRLATQVQITFLGLPLKSLLGLTLITIGWKVLINQMAEDSHRWMNVIDRVLIIFDIGRQ comes from the coding sequence TTGACCGATAATTACTGGGAATTTTTTCTAAACAGCTCTCTCAGCATCGAAGATCCCGGGGCTGTTTTTATTTTACTCTTTTTGTTTTTGGCTCGGATACTGCCAATCATCGCCCTTTCTCCTTTTTTCGGTGCACGCGTTCTTCCCCATCCAGTTAAGCTTGCTTTTGCCATCTCTCTTTTTGCCATTTTTGTCCCTCACCTGCTAGTCGTCACACAATCTAAGCTAAGCTTCACCCCTCTTTCTCTTGCTCTTTTTGCCAAAGAGCTGTTTGTAGGATATCTTATCGGATTTTTGATCAGCATCCCTTTTACTATTGTCCAAACTGCCGGCATGCTGATTGACCACCAAAGAGGCGGCGCTAGCTTAATGGTAAACGATCCTACCATTCAGAATCAGTCCTCTCCTCTGGGAACGATGTTCAATATGGTGTTAATTTATATCTTTTTTATGATCGACGGACCCTTTTATTTTATTGACGCAATTAACACTTCTTACTCTGCAATTCCACCCGATCGATTTTTTAATCCACAGTTTTTTGACAAGAGTTCCGCTTTTTCTGAGATTGCCTTTCAATTGTTAAATAATGCCATGGTTCTTGCCATCCAATTTGCTTCTCCTGCTTTAATTGCGATCTTGATGACTGATGTCTTTCTTGGCATTGCCAACCGCCTGGCAACTCAAGTCCAAATCACTTTCCTTGGGCTCCCACTCAAATCTTTATTGGGGCTGACGTTAATCACAATCGGATGGAAAGTACTTATCAATCAAATGGCCGAAGACTCCCATAGATGGATGAACGTGATCGACAGAGTTTTAATCATCTTCGATATAGGTCGTCAGTGA
- the sctJ gene encoding type III secretion system inner membrane ring lipoprotein SctJ, translating into MSVKQFQRLIPQILFIVISLSLLTGCEKRKTIVNGLDEREANEIVVFLSNEGVDAAKVKSAEGSGGGGSKIALWDISVPEEQAIEAMSMLNRAGLPKRSGQSLLGIFSNTGLVPSEMQERIRYQAGLAEQIASTIRKFDGVLDAEVQISFPEEDPLNPGQKKGEITASVYVKHSGVLDDPNTHAITKIKRLVTGAVTGLKYDNVTVIADRARFADFPIGLQRARDEDKEYVSVWTIIVAKESLNRFRLVFFSFTLLLLFLILAFVWISWKISPLIKENGGFSSLFSLSPMTSKKKKKEKKRENEEGAEEGSEEEPIEKESEEEKEEEGEEPEEDTSPTDVT; encoded by the coding sequence ATGAGCGTTAAACAGTTTCAACGACTTATTCCACAAATTCTTTTCATTGTCATCTCTTTGTCTCTTTTGACAGGCTGCGAAAAGCGCAAAACAATTGTCAACGGTTTAGATGAAAGAGAAGCAAATGAAATTGTCGTCTTCTTGTCCAACGAAGGGGTTGACGCCGCTAAAGTTAAAAGCGCAGAAGGCAGCGGCGGTGGAGGGTCGAAGATCGCTCTATGGGATATCAGCGTACCTGAAGAACAAGCGATAGAGGCAATGTCTATGCTGAACCGGGCGGGATTGCCAAAGAGAAGCGGACAGAGTTTACTGGGGATTTTCTCCAATACCGGTCTTGTCCCTTCGGAGATGCAGGAAAGAATCCGCTATCAAGCTGGCCTTGCCGAGCAAATTGCCAGCACAATCCGCAAATTCGACGGCGTTCTTGACGCTGAAGTGCAAATTTCCTTTCCCGAGGAAGACCCGCTCAATCCTGGACAAAAGAAAGGAGAGATCACCGCTTCAGTCTATGTCAAGCACTCCGGTGTCCTCGACGACCCTAACACGCACGCAATTACCAAAATCAAACGTCTAGTAACGGGAGCAGTCACAGGACTGAAATACGACAATGTTACGGTGATTGCTGATCGGGCGCGATTTGCAGACTTTCCGATCGGCCTTCAAAGAGCACGGGATGAAGACAAGGAGTACGTGAGTGTTTGGACAATCATTGTTGCAAAAGAGTCTCTGAACAGATTCCGCCTCGTGTTTTTCTCCTTTACGCTGCTGCTTCTCTTCCTGATCCTAGCGTTTGTATGGATCAGCTGGAAAATTTCCCCTTTAATCAAAGAAAACGGCGGTTTTTCCTCTCTGTTTTCCTTATCTCCAATGACCTCGAAAAAGAAAAAAAAAGAGAAGAAGAGAGAAAATGAGGAAGGGGCTGAAGAGGGAAGCGAAGAGGAACCTATAGAAAAGGAATCTGAAGAGGAAAAAGAAGAAGAAGGAGAAGAGCCTGAAGAAGACACTTCTCCTACGGACGTCACTTGA
- the sufD gene encoding Fe-S cluster assembly protein SufD: MTLFEEQLKRHYQLLPGDAALETIRQKAWDRFQAVGLPQKNQEVWRSIKLRKLFEKSLTLPSLGTRSREEIETLILPGFKKRCLVMINGQLDLELSSTEDLGGRLIVSHLERAAKSYGGFLKPAWMQAIKEETDPFAVLNSALGAKGAFVYLPPNAIIEKPVQILSVHSSETSSLVQPRLHLFAGKGSRITLVSTPHVFSSGSVCNASFELSIDENADVSLYQLNHRMPEAHWQLETTRSFLKRDSRFTAVNLTNGSETVRSDYKAVLTGENGEVNLSGLWMLQGNREAHTNILIDHQAPHCRSNQLFKGVLDDASRSSFEGKIYVRQAAQKTDAFQLNNNLLLSEKANAFSKPNLEIFADDVKASHGATVGQLDKEQLFYLKSRGYSQEMAQKTMIKGFYLEIIDQIKDSVVRDEITKGW; this comes from the coding sequence ATGACTCTTTTCGAGGAACAATTGAAACGGCACTATCAATTGCTTCCTGGGGACGCTGCCTTGGAAACCATCCGGCAGAAAGCTTGGGACCGGTTTCAAGCAGTGGGTCTTCCTCAGAAAAATCAGGAAGTGTGGCGGTCGATTAAACTGCGCAAACTGTTTGAAAAGTCTCTGACTCTGCCATCCTTGGGCACACGATCTCGAGAAGAGATTGAGACGTTGATTTTGCCTGGATTTAAAAAAAGATGTCTAGTTATGATCAACGGCCAGTTGGATCTTGAGCTTTCGTCAACAGAAGATCTTGGCGGCCGTCTAATCGTTTCCCATTTGGAGCGTGCAGCAAAATCATACGGCGGTTTTCTTAAGCCGGCTTGGATGCAGGCGATCAAGGAGGAAACCGATCCTTTTGCCGTTCTGAATTCCGCTTTGGGAGCTAAAGGCGCGTTTGTGTATCTTCCTCCCAATGCAATCATCGAAAAACCTGTACAGATATTGTCTGTGCACAGTTCTGAAACCTCTTCTCTTGTACAGCCTCGTCTGCATTTGTTTGCTGGAAAGGGATCTCGGATCACTTTGGTTTCAACGCCTCATGTTTTCAGCAGCGGCAGTGTTTGCAATGCTTCTTTTGAATTGTCTATCGACGAAAATGCGGATGTTTCCCTCTATCAGCTCAACCACCGGATGCCGGAAGCTCATTGGCAATTGGAAACGACGCGCAGCTTTTTGAAACGGGATAGCCGGTTTACTGCTGTCAACTTAACAAACGGATCAGAAACCGTGCGCAGCGATTACAAAGCCGTGCTAACCGGAGAAAATGGAGAGGTCAATTTGTCCGGTCTCTGGATGTTGCAGGGAAATCGGGAGGCGCATACCAATATCTTGATCGACCATCAGGCTCCTCATTGCCGATCGAATCAGCTTTTCAAAGGGGTGTTGGACGATGCGAGCCGCAGCAGTTTCGAAGGAAAGATTTATGTCAGGCAAGCGGCTCAGAAAACCGATGCGTTTCAGTTAAACAACAATTTGCTATTGTCGGAAAAAGCCAATGCATTCAGTAAGCCGAATCTAGAAATTTTTGCCGACGATGTCAAAGCCTCTCATGGTGCTACAGTGGGGCAATTGGATAAGGAACAGCTGTTTTATCTCAAATCCAGAGGATATTCCCAAGAGATGGCGCAGAAAACGATGATTAAAGGGTTCTACTTGGAAATCATTGATCAGATCAAAGACTCAGTTGTAAGGGATGAAATAACAAAAGGTTGGTAA
- the sctR gene encoding type III secretion system export apparatus subunit SctR, with protein MKKKLLFSLKLFVIIGILWISPNQLILQKIHAAESYENLIAQSPPRTTTSPQQAAPPQQQSIQANILDNYEDFKKPSLITQAAVLTILSMLPFIVMILTSFMKIVIVLSLLRNALGVQQAPPNQIINGVGLMLSMFIMYPTVVEMYEVSQKATQEMQAPDSVISSGSSTYILTIADATKEPLRTFLIDNSSVRHRALFFRMAYKVLPEKYRPNLKPEDFIIVVPSFITSQLKDAFEIGVLIYIPFFVIDLVTSNILLAMGMMMLSPVTISMPLKLFLLVMLDGWTLLVEGLVNTFR; from the coding sequence ATGAAGAAAAAACTGTTATTCAGCCTTAAACTTTTCGTCATTATTGGCATCCTTTGGATTTCTCCCAACCAACTGATCTTACAAAAAATTCATGCAGCCGAAAGCTATGAAAACTTGATCGCTCAATCACCTCCGCGGACAACGACATCGCCACAGCAAGCTGCACCTCCTCAACAACAGTCGATCCAGGCAAATATTTTAGACAACTATGAAGATTTCAAAAAACCTTCGCTCATTACCCAAGCGGCCGTTCTGACGATTTTGTCTATGCTTCCTTTTATTGTCATGATTCTCACATCTTTCATGAAGATTGTGATTGTTCTTTCGCTTTTACGAAACGCGTTGGGCGTGCAGCAAGCTCCGCCAAACCAAATCATCAACGGCGTCGGTCTGATGTTAAGCATGTTCATCATGTATCCAACCGTCGTGGAAATGTATGAAGTCTCGCAAAAAGCCACTCAGGAGATGCAAGCTCCAGATTCCGTTATTTCCTCTGGTTCTTCCACATATATTTTAACCATTGCCGATGCAACAAAAGAGCCTCTAAGAACGTTTCTCATTGATAATTCCAGTGTGCGCCACCGAGCCCTTTTCTTTCGCATGGCCTACAAAGTGCTGCCTGAAAAATACCGCCCGAACCTAAAGCCGGAAGACTTTATTATCGTCGTTCCTTCGTTTATCACTAGCCAACTAAAAGATGCGTTTGAAATTGGTGTCCTGATCTACATTCCCTTTTTTGTCATCGATCTTGTCACCTCAAACATTTTGCTGGCAATGGGGATGATGATGCTTTCGCCTGTCACCATCTCGATGCCGCTGAAGCTGTTCTTGCTCGTGATGCTTGATGGTTGGACATTGCTGGTTGAAGGTCTGGTAAATACCTTTAGGTAA
- a CDS encoding cysteine desulfurase: protein MADDLSHLRNDFPMLSKQMHGKPLVYLDSAATAQKPQCVIDTINHFYTSRYGTVHRAIYELAAHATEEYQKVREKTRAFIGARSGNEIVYTRGNTESINMVAYSYGKAFIQPGDEILISEMEHHSNIVPWQILCEDRGALLKVIPVLDNGDLDLVAYRHLLSERTKLVAVAHVSNTLGTVNPIKSIVADAHEAGAHVLVDGAQAIPHSPVNVSELGCDFYTFSVHKAFGPTGIGILYGKEELLNQLPPCQGGGDMIDKVAFEKTTYQKAPLRFEAGTPMIAEVIGLGAAIDYLEGIGMRNIQEWEHQLLVYAEEQLKGIDGLQIIGRSRNKAAIISFVVDGIHHLDLGTFLDLQGIAVRTGHHCTQPLMKRFNLAGTTRASFALYNHRNDVDRFVNALKSVIQKLHAY, encoded by the coding sequence ATGGCAGATGATCTTTCTCACTTGAGAAATGACTTTCCGATGTTGTCCAAACAGATGCATGGCAAGCCGCTCGTTTATCTTGATTCGGCGGCAACGGCTCAAAAACCTCAGTGCGTGATTGATACGATTAATCATTTCTACACATCCCGCTATGGAACAGTGCATCGCGCGATTTACGAATTAGCAGCTCACGCAACAGAAGAGTATCAAAAAGTTCGCGAGAAAACACGGGCATTTATTGGTGCGCGTTCCGGGAATGAAATCGTCTATACAAGGGGAAATACAGAATCGATCAATATGGTTGCCTATTCCTATGGGAAAGCGTTTATCCAGCCTGGCGATGAGATCCTCATTTCGGAAATGGAGCACCATTCCAATATCGTTCCCTGGCAGATCCTTTGCGAAGATCGTGGAGCGCTTTTAAAAGTGATTCCTGTTTTAGATAATGGCGATCTGGATCTTGTTGCATACAGACATTTGCTTTCGGAAAGAACGAAGCTTGTTGCTGTTGCTCATGTTTCAAATACGTTGGGAACAGTCAATCCCATCAAATCAATTGTTGCCGATGCTCATGAAGCCGGCGCTCATGTTTTGGTCGATGGAGCGCAGGCAATTCCCCATTCTCCCGTCAATGTATCCGAGCTGGGTTGCGACTTTTATACCTTTTCTGTCCATAAAGCTTTTGGTCCCACCGGGATCGGAATTCTTTACGGAAAAGAGGAGCTGCTCAATCAGCTGCCTCCTTGCCAGGGCGGCGGAGATATGATCGACAAGGTGGCATTTGAAAAAACGACCTATCAAAAAGCTCCCTTAAGATTTGAAGCGGGAACCCCGATGATCGCAGAGGTGATCGGCCTGGGAGCTGCCATCGATTATCTCGAGGGGATCGGTATGAGAAACATCCAAGAATGGGAGCATCAATTGCTCGTTTACGCTGAAGAGCAGCTTAAAGGGATAGATGGCTTGCAGATCATTGGCCGATCTCGGAATAAAGCTGCGATTATCAGTTTCGTTGTCGATGGAATCCACCATCTTGATTTGGGAACATTTTTAGATCTCCAGGGGATTGCCGTTCGAACTGGCCACCATTGCACCCAACCTCTGATGAAAAGGTTTAATCTCGCTGGTACGACCCGTGCTTCTTTTGCTCTCTATAATCATCGGAATGATGTCGATCGTTTTGTCAATGCGTTAAAATCAGTGATTCAAAAGCTCCATGCGTATTGA
- the sctS gene encoding type III secretion system export apparatus subunit SctS — protein MFQTQVVQLAYQGMLLILILSAPPILISMFFGLMVAIFQAATQIQEQTLSFTVKLVAVTLTLMFLGGWLGAQIMSFSINIFTNFPRWSVGGV, from the coding sequence ATGTTTCAAACTCAAGTCGTACAACTTGCTTATCAAGGGATGCTTCTTATCCTCATTTTATCGGCTCCCCCGATTTTGATTAGCATGTTCTTTGGTCTGATGGTTGCCATCTTCCAAGCCGCGACACAGATTCAAGAACAAACGCTGTCATTCACCGTTAAGCTCGTAGCGGTTACTCTGACTCTGATGTTCTTAGGAGGTTGGCTAGGTGCACAAATCATGTCATTTTCTATCAATATCTTTACCAACTTCCCGAGATGGAGCGTAGGGGGAGTCTAA
- a CDS encoding HrpE/YscL family type III secretion apparatus protein, translated as MSKKFFSLIHGGNIHIAPETKVIPAEALSTLVDAQEVLAAVEKDAELYKKEVVTEIEKLKAQAQQEGFEQGYSEWMEKIASLEEEIRKVRSDMQKVIIPIALKAAKKIVGKEIEASEKTVVDIIANSLKAVSQHKRIKIYVNAKEFDTVEKSREQIKKIFENLEALSILPQDDVDSGGCIIETEGGIINAQLENQWMILENAFQKLVNTQPTAVGITGDSEMQKAKDAK; from the coding sequence GTGAGTAAAAAATTTTTCAGTCTGATCCATGGGGGAAATATCCACATCGCCCCTGAAACGAAAGTCATACCAGCAGAAGCTCTGTCAACATTGGTCGATGCGCAAGAGGTATTGGCCGCAGTGGAAAAGGACGCTGAACTCTATAAAAAAGAGGTTGTCACAGAAATCGAGAAGCTCAAAGCTCAAGCTCAGCAAGAAGGCTTTGAACAAGGATACTCCGAGTGGATGGAAAAAATTGCTTCCTTGGAAGAAGAGATTAGAAAAGTGCGCAGCGACATGCAAAAGGTCATTATCCCAATTGCTTTAAAAGCTGCTAAAAAAATTGTTGGCAAAGAAATTGAAGCCTCTGAAAAAACAGTCGTCGACATCATTGCCAACTCCTTGAAAGCTGTCTCTCAGCACAAAAGAATCAAAATTTACGTGAATGCAAAAGAATTCGATACAGTTGAGAAAAGCAGAGAACAAATTAAAAAAATTTTTGAAAACCTGGAAGCTCTCTCGATCCTTCCGCAAGATGACGTTGACTCGGGAGGCTGCATCATCGAGACAGAGGGCGGCATTATCAATGCCCAGCTGGAGAATCAATGGATGATCCTGGAAAATGCTTTTCAAAAACTTGTGAATACACAACCCACCGCAGTGGGAATCACCGGCGATTCTGAAATGCAAAAGGCAAAGGATGCGAAATGA